The following are encoded together in the Actinoplanes sp. N902-109 genome:
- the mptB gene encoding polyprenol phosphomannose-dependent alpha 1,6 mannosyltransferase MptB — translation MSPAARVRWLGFFGAVCCAVDAVLFGAPTWIRRGVSVVSIVRGPNGVLIMLLWIAGLSALGAAWWLGRRLAVGRGWIYLTAALWIVPLLLVPPLASRDMYAYACQGSLFDAGFNPSVDPISAQPCPWLESVSVVWRDTPTPYGPLQIVLAGFAASFGSQAVALGIFRAYAVLAMAGMAAVLPLLARRLGADENRALWLVLCCPLVAVHFIGGGHNDLLTMALLGAGLALIAGDRGTRALLAGGALLGAGIAIKTTVGVVLPFAAVLAAGGLVPFGRFVRRGGAVVGGAAGLVAVLSLVSGLGFGWVTSLSGAGESRSWTSPPTAVGIAVNAVGKWFGAGIDVVPAIRAVALALLLVSLVAIWWWHRDGNALRGAGLACLAVIFFAPITQPWYLFWALVLWAVASVSTRWLEIAIIASMFLILPNGDGAWKFAQVPFAFVITVAIGWSGWRAARAVLR, via the coding sequence GTGAGCCCTGCGGCCCGGGTGCGCTGGCTGGGGTTCTTCGGCGCGGTGTGCTGTGCCGTGGACGCCGTGCTGTTCGGGGCGCCGACGTGGATCCGGCGGGGTGTGTCGGTGGTCAGCATCGTGCGTGGCCCGAACGGTGTGCTCATCATGCTGCTGTGGATCGCCGGGCTGAGCGCGCTGGGTGCGGCGTGGTGGCTGGGGCGCCGGCTGGCCGTGGGGCGCGGGTGGATCTACCTGACGGCGGCGCTGTGGATCGTGCCGCTGCTGCTGGTGCCGCCGCTGGCGAGCCGGGACATGTATGCGTACGCCTGCCAGGGTTCGCTCTTCGACGCCGGCTTCAACCCGTCCGTGGATCCGATCTCGGCGCAGCCCTGCCCGTGGCTCGAGTCGGTGTCGGTGGTGTGGCGCGACACGCCCACGCCGTACGGGCCGTTGCAGATCGTGCTCGCCGGGTTCGCGGCGTCGTTCGGCTCGCAGGCGGTGGCGCTGGGGATCTTCCGGGCGTACGCGGTGCTGGCGATGGCCGGGATGGCGGCCGTGCTGCCGCTGCTGGCCCGTCGGCTGGGTGCCGATGAGAACCGGGCGCTGTGGCTCGTGCTGTGCTGCCCGCTGGTCGCGGTGCACTTCATCGGCGGCGGGCACAACGACCTGCTGACGATGGCGCTGCTCGGGGCCGGTCTGGCGCTGATCGCGGGCGACCGTGGGACCCGGGCGCTGCTCGCCGGGGGTGCGCTGCTCGGGGCCGGGATCGCGATCAAGACGACCGTCGGGGTGGTGCTGCCGTTCGCGGCTGTGCTGGCCGCGGGCGGGCTGGTGCCGTTCGGCCGGTTCGTCCGCCGGGGCGGAGCGGTCGTCGGGGGAGCGGCCGGGCTGGTGGCCGTACTGTCGCTGGTCTCGGGGCTGGGTTTCGGCTGGGTGACGTCGCTGTCCGGCGCGGGGGAGTCGCGGAGCTGGACGTCACCACCCACCGCGGTCGGCATCGCGGTCAACGCGGTGGGCAAGTGGTTCGGCGCCGGGATCGACGTCGTCCCCGCGATCCGGGCCGTTGCGCTGGCCCTGCTGCTGGTCTCGCTGGTGGCGATCTGGTGGTGGCACCGGGACGGCAACGCCCTGCGCGGTGCCGGACTGGCCTGCCTGGCGGTCATCTTCTTCGCGCCGATCACCCAGCCCTGGTACCTGTTCTGGGCGCTCGTGCTGTGGGCGGTCGCCTCCGTGAGCACGCGGTGGCTGGAGATCGCCATCATCGCGTCGATGTTCCTGATCCTGCCGAACGGGGACGGGGCCTGGAAGTTCGCGCAGGTGCCGTTCGCGTTCGTGATCACCGTGGCGATCGGCTGGTCCGGGTGGCGTGCGGCGCGGGCGGTGCTGCGGTGA
- the mptB gene encoding polyprenol phosphomannose-dependent alpha 1,6 mannosyltransferase MptB: MSPRVIRWGGFAGSLATAATAWLGGSGYQRVPSINPVTLLSGQRGVLLPILWVLGTALLILAWWFGRHVVPSLRWALVTVGLWILPVLWFLPLGSADIYSYACQGYVQQAGGDPYAGGVGSFGCPWLGSVASSWVDSPAPYGPLFLLLSGWVVGLAGGSLAVVIAGVRVLALAGVALLAVGVPVLARRCGIDPARAVWVVLACPIVLVHLVSGGHNDALMAGLIVAGLALVASRRDAGWLVAAGAVLGLAVAVKATAVVVVPFAVLAARPRSAPGMSGGNAASGWRLLWRPAVAVGGGLVAAMALLSLGSGRGVGWVAGLLRSGDSVTWGSPPTAVGLTIKALTGFDAVPVVRVLGVVVLAGVLVRLWVRAFQQGGALGHAGLALAATVLCAPVFHPWYAIWPLAVLAATRTESRWLLGLCAVAATLTTPAGYNWALYTRVPGAIVVTVALVVLAVRLPRRRVVA, encoded by the coding sequence GTGAGCCCGCGGGTGATCCGGTGGGGTGGCTTCGCCGGCAGCCTGGCCACCGCTGCAACGGCGTGGCTCGGCGGGTCCGGTTACCAGCGGGTGCCCAGCATCAACCCGGTCACGCTGCTCAGCGGCCAGCGCGGGGTGCTGCTGCCGATCCTGTGGGTGCTCGGCACGGCGCTGCTGATCCTCGCGTGGTGGTTCGGCCGGCACGTCGTTCCGTCGCTGCGGTGGGCGCTGGTCACGGTCGGGTTGTGGATCCTGCCGGTGCTGTGGTTCCTGCCGCTGGGCAGTGCCGACATCTACTCGTACGCCTGCCAGGGGTATGTGCAGCAGGCCGGCGGTGATCCGTACGCGGGTGGGGTGGGCTCGTTCGGTTGCCCGTGGCTCGGGTCGGTGGCGTCGTCCTGGGTGGACTCGCCGGCGCCGTACGGGCCGCTGTTCCTGCTGCTCTCGGGGTGGGTCGTCGGGCTGGCCGGTGGCTCGCTGGCCGTGGTGATCGCCGGGGTACGGGTGCTCGCGCTGGCCGGCGTGGCGCTGCTGGCGGTGGGTGTGCCGGTGCTGGCGCGGCGGTGCGGGATCGATCCGGCGCGGGCGGTGTGGGTGGTGCTGGCGTGCCCGATCGTGCTGGTGCACCTCGTGTCCGGCGGGCACAACGATGCGTTGATGGCCGGGCTGATCGTGGCTGGGCTCGCGCTGGTGGCGTCCCGCCGGGATGCCGGGTGGCTGGTGGCGGCGGGTGCCGTGCTCGGCTTGGCGGTGGCGGTGAAGGCCACGGCGGTCGTGGTGGTGCCGTTCGCGGTGCTGGCCGCCCGGCCCCGCTCCGCACCCGGCATGTCAGGCGGGAACGCGGCGAGCGGATGGCGTCTGCTCTGGCGGCCGGCAGTGGCGGTCGGGGGCGGGCTGGTGGCGGCCATGGCGCTGCTCAGTCTCGGGTCCGGGCGCGGTGTCGGCTGGGTGGCCGGGCTGCTGCGCAGCGGCGACAGCGTGACCTGGGGTTCGCCGCCGACCGCGGTGGGGCTGACGATCAAGGCGCTGACCGGCTTCGACGCGGTGCCGGTGGTTCGCGTGCTCGGCGTCGTGGTGCTCGCCGGGGTGCTCGTCCGGCTGTGGGTGCGGGCGTTCCAGCAGGGCGGCGCGCTGGGGCATGCCGGGCTGGCGCTCGCGGCGACCGTGCTGTGCGCGCCGGTGTTCCACCCCTGGTATGCGATCTGGCCGCTGGCCGTGCTGGCTGCCACCCGTACCGAAAGCCGCTGGTTGCTGGGGTTGTGCGCCGTTGCCGCCACGCTGACGACGCCGGCCGGCTACAACTGGGCGCTGTACACCCGGGTCCCCGGCGCGATCGTCGTCACGGTTGCGCTGGTCGTCCTCGCGGTCCGGCTGCCCCGCCGTAGGGTGGTCGCGTGA
- a CDS encoding glycosyltransferase family 87 protein, which translates to MTRRVLILAVLGAGAAALLIWSAVYHFYFDSGVYAGAVRYWFRDGGMVYDYLKPGTPYGFTYPPFAGLLMAPMAYLPLPAIATLASVATVVVTTMVTWWFIAPVVRQRGWQPRYALAVAACLALIFEPVRETFGFGQVNMLLLALVAGDMLFGLDRGKRWAGVGIGLATAIKLTPGVFILYLLITRRWRAAATAIGTSAAATLLAAAFWPDASREFWTAALWDTNRVGNLAYISNQSLRGFLARLPIDAVESKVWVVVVLLVLGVWAWRVRRADALAALALTGVLSCLISPVTWVHHCVWLLPALVRCAEHSWKTAAAVYAVLSSRLTFLYETGPKPPLAILGGNLYVYAGLALLAFTPLIASGPAVAVAESDRASGDRHPSRT; encoded by the coding sequence GTGACGCGCCGGGTGCTGATTCTCGCTGTGCTCGGGGCCGGCGCCGCTGCTCTGCTCATCTGGTCGGCGGTTTACCACTTCTACTTCGACTCCGGGGTGTACGCGGGGGCCGTGCGCTACTGGTTCCGCGACGGCGGGATGGTCTACGACTATCTCAAGCCCGGGACGCCGTACGGGTTCACGTACCCGCCGTTCGCCGGCTTGCTCATGGCGCCGATGGCCTACCTGCCGCTGCCCGCCATCGCCACGCTCGCCTCCGTCGCCACCGTCGTCGTGACCACGATGGTGACCTGGTGGTTCATCGCCCCGGTGGTGCGGCAGCGCGGCTGGCAACCGCGTTACGCGCTGGCCGTCGCGGCCTGCCTGGCGTTGATCTTCGAGCCGGTGCGCGAGACCTTCGGGTTCGGCCAGGTCAACATGCTGCTGCTGGCGCTGGTCGCCGGGGACATGCTGTTCGGCCTGGACCGGGGCAAACGGTGGGCGGGCGTCGGCATCGGGCTGGCGACGGCGATCAAGCTGACACCCGGGGTGTTCATCCTCTATCTGCTGATCACCCGGCGCTGGCGCGCGGCGGCCACGGCGATCGGCACGTCCGCGGCGGCGACCCTGCTGGCGGCGGCGTTCTGGCCGGACGCGTCACGGGAGTTCTGGACCGCCGCGCTGTGGGACACCAACCGGGTCGGCAACCTCGCGTACATCTCCAATCAGTCGCTGCGCGGGTTCCTCGCCCGGCTCCCGATCGACGCCGTCGAGTCGAAGGTGTGGGTCGTGGTCGTGCTGCTCGTCCTCGGCGTCTGGGCGTGGCGGGTGCGCCGGGCCGACGCGCTGGCCGCGCTGGCGCTGACCGGCGTGCTCAGCTGCCTGATCAGCCCGGTCACCTGGGTGCATCACTGCGTGTGGCTGTTGCCCGCGCTCGTCCGCTGTGCCGAGCACTCGTGGAAAACCGCCGCGGCCGTTTACGCCGTGCTGAGTTCACGGTTGACGTTCCTCTACGAGACCGGGCCGAAGCCACCGCTGGCCATTCTCGGCGGCAACCTCTACGTGTACGCCGGACTGGCACTTCTCGCGTTCACCCCGTTAATCGCTAGTGGTCCGGCCGTGGCGGTGGCAGAGTCCGACCGTGCTTCCGGCGATCGACACCCCTCTCGTACGTGA
- a CDS encoding aminoglycoside phosphotransferase family protein — translation MLPAIDTPLVRDLVDAQFPQWSALPLHRVEPGGSDHVIHRLGDALSVRLPRHDGAIDQAAKEMTWLPRLAPHLPLAIPAPVAVGEPGFGYPWRWAVSRWLPGSVATIAIDSAATAEVLAGFLTALQGVPAGEVVELESAALGARDDKVRADITAVAGRFDAAAMTRLWHEAIDAPAWHRPPVLFHGDFHTGNLLAVDGRVSAVIDFGGLGLGDPAPDLMMAFTLMSAPTRAVFRRTLDVDAATWSRGRGWALAAGLNAFTSYAATSPRIAAATTRQILAALEG, via the coding sequence GTGCTTCCGGCGATCGACACCCCTCTCGTACGTGACCTGGTCGATGCGCAGTTCCCGCAATGGTCCGCACTGCCGCTGCACCGGGTCGAACCGGGCGGCTCCGACCACGTCATTCACCGGCTGGGCGATGCGCTGTCGGTGCGCCTGCCCCGCCACGACGGCGCCATCGACCAGGCCGCGAAGGAAATGACCTGGCTGCCCCGGCTCGCCCCGCACCTGCCGCTGGCCATCCCGGCCCCGGTGGCGGTGGGCGAGCCGGGCTTCGGCTATCCGTGGCGGTGGGCGGTTTCCCGCTGGCTGCCCGGCTCGGTGGCAACAATCGCCATCGACTCCGCGGCGACCGCTGAGGTGCTGGCCGGTTTTCTGACGGCACTGCAAGGCGTACCCGCCGGGGAGGTCGTCGAGCTGGAATCTGCTGCCTTGGGCGCGCGGGACGACAAGGTGCGGGCCGACATCACCGCTGTGGCCGGCCGCTTCGACGCCGCGGCCATGACCAGGCTCTGGCACGAAGCGATCGACGCGCCCGCGTGGCACCGCCCGCCCGTGCTCTTCCACGGCGACTTCCACACCGGCAACCTGCTCGCCGTCGACGGCCGGGTCAGCGCGGTCATCGACTTCGGCGGCCTGGGTCTCGGCGACCCGGCGCCGGACCTCATGATGGCCTTCACCCTGATGTCCGCCCCGACCCGGGCCGTCTTCCGCCGCACCCTCGACGTCGACGCCGCAACCTGGTCCCGCGGCCGCGGATGGGCGCTCGCTGCGGGCCTCAACGCCTTCACCTCGTACGCTGCGACAAGCCCCCGCATCGCGGCCGCAACCACCCGGCAGATCCTCGCCGCCCTCGAAGGCTGA
- a CDS encoding helix-turn-helix domain-containing protein yields the protein MSTFRPGELFLADCPGRLTIELIADKWTAVVLAGLSEGPVRHGELAGLIGGISRKVLTQTLRRLESHGLVSRTVYAEAPPRVEYDLTALGASLIGPIHALTEWARTNGEAVLDALDASTGPAD from the coding sequence GTGAGTACGTTCCGACCGGGTGAGCTTTTCCTCGCCGACTGCCCGGGGCGGCTGACGATCGAACTGATCGCCGACAAATGGACCGCTGTCGTGCTCGCCGGGCTCAGCGAGGGGCCGGTGCGCCACGGCGAACTGGCCGGGCTGATCGGCGGCATCTCCCGCAAAGTGCTCACCCAGACGCTGCGCCGCCTCGAATCACACGGCCTGGTCAGCCGCACCGTCTACGCCGAAGCGCCACCCCGCGTCGAGTACGACCTGACCGCGCTCGGCGCATCCCTGATCGGCCCGATCCACGCCCTGACCGAATGGGCCAGAACGAACGGCGAAGCCGTCCTCGACGCGCTCGACGCCAGTACCGGGCCGGCCGACTGA
- a CDS encoding NADP-dependent oxidoreductase yields the protein MRVITQYAFGGPEVLTVTDAPEPQVLPTEVLVRVAAIGLNPLEPRLREGEFPLLGQPPFVLGWDISGVVEQAATWRFRPGDEVFGMPLFPRAAGAYAELVASPALHLVRKPASLSHVEAAALPVAGLTAWHGLVDLAGVAAGDRVLIHGGGGGVGHLAIQLAKALGAYVVTTAGPGKREFVEGLGADEVIDYTAADFAEAVSGIDVVLDTIGDDTAGRSLRVLRPGGHLVTAVAEGDAELTARFEAAGMRFSGIAVDPDPVGLRGLVDLVEQGKLRVHVQQTFPFDRVAEAHRLLEEGHLRGKVVLTV from the coding sequence ATGCGAGTCATCACCCAGTACGCGTTCGGCGGTCCCGAGGTCCTCACCGTCACGGACGCACCCGAACCCCAGGTCCTGCCCACCGAAGTCCTCGTCCGGGTCGCGGCGATCGGATTGAACCCGCTCGAACCGCGCCTGCGCGAAGGGGAATTCCCGCTGCTCGGCCAGCCGCCGTTCGTCCTCGGCTGGGACATCAGCGGGGTGGTCGAACAGGCGGCGACCTGGCGGTTCCGGCCCGGGGACGAGGTGTTCGGGATGCCGCTGTTCCCGCGGGCGGCCGGCGCGTACGCCGAACTGGTGGCGTCACCGGCATTGCACCTGGTACGCAAACCCGCGTCGCTCTCACACGTCGAGGCCGCGGCGTTGCCGGTCGCCGGGCTGACCGCGTGGCACGGCCTGGTCGACCTGGCCGGTGTGGCCGCGGGCGACCGGGTCCTGATCCACGGCGGCGGTGGCGGGGTCGGCCACCTCGCCATCCAGCTCGCCAAGGCGCTCGGCGCGTACGTGGTCACGACGGCGGGCCCCGGCAAGCGCGAGTTCGTCGAGGGCCTGGGCGCCGACGAGGTGATCGACTACACGGCTGCCGACTTCGCCGAGGCGGTCAGCGGCATCGACGTCGTGCTCGACACGATCGGTGACGACACCGCCGGGCGGTCGCTGCGGGTGCTGCGCCCGGGCGGTCACCTGGTGACGGCGGTCGCCGAGGGGGACGCGGAGCTGACTGCCCGCTTCGAGGCGGCCGGCATGCGGTTCAGCGGCATCGCAGTCGACCCGGATCCGGTCGGCCTACGCGGTCTCGTCGACCTCGTCGAACAGGGCAAGCTGCGCGTCCACGTCCAGCAGACCTTCCCGTTCGACCGCGTCGCCGAGGCGCACCGGCTGCTCGAAGAAGGCCACCTGCGGGGCAAGGTCGTCCTGACCGTCTGA
- the glnA gene encoding type I glutamate--ammonia ligase, protein MFANPEELLRYLKDEDVKFVDVRFCDLPGVMQHFNMPVESFDDSVITDGLAFDGSSIRGFQAIHESDMMLLPDVTTAFIDPFRIQKTLALNFFIHDPFTREAYSRDPRNVAKKAETYLAASGIADTAYFGAEAEFYIFDSIRHETSAHQAFYYIDSIEGAWNSGKAEEGGNRGYKTAYKGGYFPVAPLDHYSDLRDAMVRRLIDVGFTVERSHHEVGTAGQAEINYKFSTLLHAGDQMQMFKYIIKNTAWEHGKTATFMPKPLFGDNGSGMHTHQSLWLGGEPLFYDETGYAGLSDTARWYIGGLLHHAPSLLAFTNPTVNSYRRLVPGYEAPVNLVYSQRNRSACTRIPVTGSNPKAKRVEFRVPDPSSNPYLAFSAQMMAGLDGIKNKIEPPAPIDKDLYDLPPEEWGTVKQVPGSLDAVLNSLEADHEFLTAGGVFTDDLISTWIDWKRTNEIDPVRLRPTPHEFEMYYNV, encoded by the coding sequence GTGTTCGCCAATCCCGAGGAACTCCTGCGATACCTCAAAGACGAGGACGTCAAGTTCGTCGACGTACGGTTCTGTGACCTTCCCGGCGTGATGCAGCACTTCAACATGCCGGTGGAGTCATTCGACGACAGCGTCATCACCGACGGCCTCGCCTTCGACGGATCCTCGATCCGCGGGTTCCAGGCCATCCACGAGTCCGACATGATGCTCCTGCCGGACGTCACCACGGCCTTCATCGACCCGTTCCGGATCCAGAAGACCCTGGCCCTCAACTTCTTCATCCACGACCCGTTCACCCGCGAGGCCTACTCGCGTGACCCGCGCAACGTGGCGAAGAAGGCCGAGACCTACCTCGCCGCCAGCGGCATCGCCGACACGGCGTACTTCGGCGCCGAGGCGGAGTTCTACATCTTCGACTCGATCCGCCACGAGACCTCCGCCCACCAGGCCTTCTACTACATCGACTCGATCGAGGGCGCCTGGAACTCCGGCAAGGCGGAAGAGGGCGGCAACCGCGGCTACAAGACGGCGTACAAGGGTGGCTACTTCCCCGTCGCGCCGCTGGACCACTACTCCGACCTGCGCGACGCCATGGTCCGCCGGCTGATCGACGTCGGCTTCACCGTCGAGCGCTCGCACCACGAGGTCGGCACCGCCGGCCAGGCCGAGATCAACTACAAGTTCTCGACCCTGCTGCACGCCGGCGACCAGATGCAGATGTTCAAGTACATCATCAAGAACACCGCCTGGGAGCACGGCAAGACCGCCACGTTCATGCCGAAGCCGCTCTTCGGTGACAACGGCTCCGGCATGCACACCCACCAGAGCCTCTGGCTGGGCGGCGAGCCGCTGTTCTACGACGAGACCGGCTACGCGGGCCTCTCGGACACCGCCCGCTGGTACATCGGCGGCCTGCTGCACCACGCCCCGTCGCTGCTCGCGTTCACCAACCCGACGGTCAACTCCTACCGTCGCCTGGTGCCCGGTTACGAGGCCCCGGTCAACCTGGTCTACTCGCAGCGCAACCGCTCCGCCTGCACCCGCATCCCGGTGACCGGCAGCAACCCCAAGGCCAAGCGCGTCGAGTTCCGCGTGCCGGACCCGTCGAGCAACCCCTACCTGGCGTTCTCCGCCCAGATGATGGCGGGCCTCGACGGCATCAAGAACAAGATCGAGCCCCCGGCGCCGATCGACAAGGACCTCTACGACCTCCCGCCGGAGGAGTGGGGCACCGTCAAGCAGGTCCCCGGCTCGCTCGACGCCGTCCTCAACTCCCTCGAGGCCGACCACGAGTTCCTCACCGCCGGCGGTGTCTTCACCGACGACCTCATCTCCACCTGGATCGACTGGAAGCGCACCAACGAGATCGACCCGGTCCGCCTCCGCCCGACCCCGCACGAGTTCGAGATGTACTACAACGTCTGA